The nucleotide sequence CGGCATCTACTACTGGCTGCCGAAATGGACCGGCCACATGTACGACGAGCGGCTCGGCAAATGGCACTTCTGGCTGTCGGTGATCGGCATGAACATCGTGTTCTTCCCGATGCATTTCCTCGGGCTCGCTGGCATGCCGCGGCGCATTCCCGACTACTCGCTGCAGTTCACCGAGTTCAACCAGATCGCGACGGTCGGTGCCTTCATGTTCGGATTCAGCCAGCTCATCTTCCTGGTCGTGGTCCTCAAGGCGATCCGCGGCGGCGTGAAAGCCCCGGCCCAGGTGTGGGAGGGCGCGGAAGGCCTCGAGTGGACGGTGCCGTCGCCGGCGCCGTATCACACCTTCGTCACTGCGCCGGTGGTCAAATGAGCGCGGAGCTCACGGGAATGGCCGACGACCGGCGCAAGGGCAAGCTCCGCACGGCCTTGCTGCTCGCGGCCTTCGCGCTCGGCCTGTTTGTTTTCACGCTTTATACGGGGCTCAAATAGGCCATGGTTCGCGGCAACGGGCGCATGCTGACCAAGCTCGTCGTCGTCGCGGTCGTGATGTTCGGCTTCGGCTTCGCGCTAGTGCCGTTTTATTACAAGATCTGCGAGGCGACCGGGATCAACGCCGGGGGCGAGCAGAGCCTGGCGAAGAACACGCAGATCGACACGAGTCGCTGGGTGACGGTCGAACTCGACGCGAACACCAACGGCGCATTGCCGTGGCGTTTCGCTGCCACCGAGCGTCGCGTCCGCGTTCACCCCGGTCAGCTCGTGCAGATCGAGTACGAAGTCGTCAACACGAGCACGCGTGCGATCGTCGGCCACGCGGTGCCGAGCTACGGCCCCGCGCGCGCGGCGAATTTCTTCAGAAAGATCGAGTGTTTCTGTTTCACGCCGCAGACACTCGCCGCCGGAGAAACACGGCGGATGCCGGTGATGTTCGTCCTCGACCCGACGATGGACCCCGAGGTGCATACCGTGACCTTGTCGTACACGTTTTTCGAGTCCGAGAAGGACGCGCAGGCCGCGCGCGGGAACCCGGGGCGTGCCTGAGCGCGGCAACCTCAAGGCCGCGCTCGCCGTGTTCTGGAGTTTCTTCGGTGTGCGCAAGCGCCGGGACTACGACACCGACGCGCAGAACCTGACGCCGGCCCAGGTCGTGATCGCCGGGCTGATAGGCGCCGCGGTGTTCGTGCTGTCCTTGTTGCTGCTGGTGTATGCGGTGATGCAGTTCGTGACGTGAACCAACCACAAGACGAGAAGAGGGGATGAGATGAGTCTGGCACAAACTGACAAGTATTATCTGCCGCAGCCTTCGATCTGGCCGTTCGTCGGCTCGGTCGCGCTGCTGTTGATGGCGGTCGGCGGCACGATGACGATGCGCGAAATCGACAACGGCGGATGGGTGCTGCTCGCCGGGCTCGCCGTCCTGTTCTACATGATGTTCGGCTGGTTCGGCGAGGTGATTCGCGACAGCGAGGCGGGACGCTACAACAGGCAGGTCGATTCCTCCTACCGCTGGTCGATGAGCTGGTTCATTTTTTCCGAAGTGATGTTCTTCGCGGCCTTTTTCGGTGCGCTGTTCTATACCCGTGTGCTCTCGGTGCCGTGGCTCGCCGACGCCGAGACCGGCAGCTTGCTATGGAAGGGCTTCGAGGCGACCTGGCCGACCGCCGGGCCCGGGCTTGCCCAGGACGGATTCGCCTTCACGCCCATGGGCGCATGGGGGATTCCCGCGATCAATACGCTGCTGCTACTGAGCTCCGGCGTGACGGTGACCTGGGCGCACTGGGGCCTGAAGAAGGGCAATCGCACCCAACTCATCCTCGGCCTCGCGATGACGGTTGCGCTCGGCGCCACGTTCCTCGCGTTGCAGGTGTACGAGTACCACCACGCCTATACCGAGCTGGGCCTGACGCTGGGGGCCGGCGTTTACGGCGCGACCTTCTTCATGCTCACGGGCTTCCACGGATTTCACGTGCTGGTCGGGACGACGATGCTGATCGTGATGCTGTTGCGTTCGATCGCTGGCCACTTCACCGCCGAACACCATTTCGCGTTCGAGGCCGTGTCCTGGTATTGGCACTTCGTCGACGTCGTGTGGGTGCTGCTGTTCATTCTGGTGTACTGGCTGATCTAGTGCGCGGCGCGGCGCTGTTCCGCCACGGTCAGCGCAGCCCGTTTTCCGGTATGAGGCCCAGGTAGTGGCCCAGCATGAGCAGGGCGAAAAGAATGAACGAGAGCGCGATGCGCACGGTGAGCATCTTGACCGTGCGGTCCGACTTGCCTTTGTCCTTGACGAGGTAGTAGAGGGCGCTCGCGAGGCTGGCCAGAATGAGAACGATCAGGAGTAGGGCAAGGACGCGCATGGTGGGATCCGCACGGGAAAATCGAAGTCTAGCCGGATTGTGGAGCATGCCTACTTGTCGAGTTTAGGGATGGGCAGATGGCAGTTCACGCCCGGCCGGTGGCCGACGGTGGCGGCTCTGTTTTTTTTCGCCTTGACGCTCTGGCTCGGCAACTGGCAGAGCGGGCGCGCTGAAACCAAGCGTGCGCTGCAGGCGCGTTACGACGCGGCTCTTGCCGAGGCGCCGCTGCGGCTCGGCGCCGCAACGGTCACCTCAGACAGCGTGCGCTATCGCAAAATCGAGGTTGAAGGCGTCTTCGACGCGGCACGGACGATACTGCTCGACAACCGGATCGCGCAGGGCGTCGCGGGCTATCACGTGCTGACGCCCCTGCTGCCGGGAGCCGGTTCACCTGGTGTCCTCGTCAATCGCGGCTGGCTCCCGGCCGGCCGGTCGCGCGCAGAGGTCCCGCAGCCCCCCACGCCCGCCGGCCCGGTGAAACTGCAAGGGATCGCGGTCGACCCCGAGACCCGCTACGTCGAACTCGGCAAGGCCACCACCGAGGGCCGGGTCTGGCAGAACCTCGATTTCGAGCGCTATGCCCGGCAAAGCGGCCTGCGCCTGCAGCCTATCCTGCTGTTGCAGACGACGGAACTCGACGACGGTCTTTACCGCGCGTGGCCGCGGCCCGACGCGGGCGTCGACATGCACGTCGGCTACGCCTTCCAGTGGTACAGTCTGGCGACGACGGTCGCCGTGCTGTGGGTCGTGATGAATGTCAAGCGTCGCCCCGCGCGCGGCGACTGAGTACGTGACCATCGCAAAACGCATGACCATGCAACCGACCCCCCGCGCCAAACTGCTGTTCCTGATCGGCATATTCGTCGTGCCGGTGCTGCTCGCTTATCTCGCCTATTTCGGCCTGCGGCCGACGGCGCACAGCAATTACGGCGATCTCTTGCCCGTCACACCGTTGCAGCACACGGGAGGCGTTTCCGGCGAGGGCGGGGCGTTCGACCTGACATCGCTGCGCGGCAAATGGCTGATGGTTCACGTCGGCCCCAGCCGCTGCGACGCCGCGTGCCAGCAGCAGCTTTACCTGATGCGCCAGATACGTATCGCGCAGGGCAAGGAACAATCGCGCATCGAACGGCTCTGGGTGGTGACCGATGGCGGCGCGCTCTCGCCCGCGCTGCTGCAGGAGCACCCCGGTCTTCACGTCTGGCGGCCGGACAGCGTGGCGTTCGTCGCGCAGTTCCCGGCGACCGTTCCCCGCTCCGCGCACATCTATCTCGTCGACCCGCTCGGCAACCTCATGATGCGTTTTCCCGTGCAACCCGCCCCCAAGGAAGTCATGAAGGATCTCAGGTTGTTGCTCAAAGCTTCGCAAATCGGTTGAGCGCGCACATGTCCGCCTATCGCAACCTCGCCCTGCTCGCGCTGATACTGACCCTCGGCGTCGTCAGCCTCGGCGCTTTCGTGCGCCTGTCGGACGCCGGGCTCGGCTGCCCCGACTGGCCCGGCTGTTACGGCAAGCTGACGCCGCATCACGCGGCCGAGGCGATCGACGCGGCGATCGCCGCACAACCGGACGGCCCGGTCACACACCTGAAAGCCTGGAAAGAGATGGTGCACCGCTATTTTGCCGGCACCCTCGGCATGCTGGTGCTCGGTCTGGCAGTCCTCGCGTGGCGCAGGCGTCGCGATACGCGCGGAGGACCGGCGCTGCCCCTGCTGCTGCTCGGGCTGATCGTGTTCCAGGCGCTGCTCGGGATGTGGACGGTCACGCAGTTGCTCAAGCCCCTGGTCGTGACCGCGCATCTGCTGGGCGGCATGGCGACCCTGTCGCTGCTGCTGTGGCTATGGCTGCGCGAGCGCGGCGACGCGAGCGCCGGCGATTCCGCACGCGTCGATCGCTTGCGTGGGAGCGCGGTTCTCGCGCTGGCGCTGGTCACGATCCAGATCGCGCTCGGCGGCTGGGTCAGCAGTAATTACGCAGCCCTCGCGTGCACCGATTTCCCGCTCTGCCAGGGAGCGTGGGCGCCAGCGATGGACTTCGCGCATGGCTTCACGCTGCAGCGCGAACTCGGTGAAACCGCTTCCGGAGAATTGCTCCCGCTCGCGGCGCTGACCGCGATCCACTGGACCCATCGCGTCATGGCACTGATCGTCGCGCTCTACCTCGCATGGCTGATCTCGCGGCTGCTGCGCACGCCGGGCTACGCCGGGCTCGGGATCGCGCTCGCTGCGCTCCTCGCACTCCAGGTGACGCTCGGAATCAGCAATGTGTTGCTGAGTCTGCCGCTGGGCCTCGCGGTCGCCCATAACACGGGCGCAGCGCTGCTGCTTGCAGCCGTTGTGTTGTTGAATTATCGCTTGAGGGGGAAATGACATGGAGTCCTTGATGATCCAGGGCGCCGCGTGTCGCTGCCAGCAGTTCCTCGCCCTGTGCAAGCTGCGTGTGGTGAGCCTGATCGTGTTCACGGCCGTGATCGGGATGTTTCTGGCGGTGCCGGCCTGGCCGAGTTGGACCACGATCTGGGCCGGGACTCTCGGAATCGGGCTCGTCGCGAGCGCCGCGGCCGCGTTCAACTGCCTGATCGAGCAGAAAATCGACGCCGTCATGGCGCGCACCCGCGCGCGCCCGTTGCCGCGAGGCGAACTGACCGGCACACAGACGCTCGTGTTCGCCGGCGTGCTCGGCGGAAGCGGTCTGCTTCTGCTCCATACCGTCGTCAATCCGCTCACGATGTGGCTGACGCTCGCGACCTTCGTCGGCTACGCGGTGATCTATACGGTTCTTCTCAAGCCCGCGACGCCGCAGAACATCGTCATCGGAGGCGCCTCGGGCGCGATGCCGCCGGTGCTCGGCTGGGCTGCGGCGACCGGGGAGATTCACCACGACGCCTTGCTGCTCTTTCTCATCATCTTCGCCTGGACGCCGCCGCATTTCTGGGCGCTGGCGCTGTATCGGCGCGAGGAATACGCGAGGGCCGGACTGCCGATGCTCCCGGTCACGCACGGCGAGGCCTATACGCGCCTGCATGTCCTGCTCTACACGCTGCTGCTGCTCGCCGTGAGTCTGCTGCCGGTCGGCACCGGGATGGCCGGCGCCCTCTACCTCGTCGGCGCGGTCCTGCTGGGAGCGCGTTTCATCCAGTACGGCTGGGCGCTCCACCGCGAATACAGTGACGCGCTGGCGCGCCGGACCTTCCGGTATTCGATCTGGTATCTTGCCGCCTTGTTCGCGATCATGTTGCTCGACCACTATTTCCCGATACCGGTATGATTTTTATGAGGATTTAAGCAATCTCTGGATATTCGGACAAGATTGTTTTATATTGTGCTTCTTCAATTGATCGTTGGGGCACGTATGATCCTCTCGCGAACGAGCCAGTACGCGGTGCAGGCGCTGATTTACATGGCGACCCAGCCCGACGCGACGCCGGTGCTGAACAAGGATATCGCCGCCAAACTGGGTGTGCCCGCCCCCTACCTCGCCAAGATCCTGCAGAGCCTCGCCAAGGGTAATCTGCTGTTTTCCTTCCGCGGCCGTCTGGGCGGCTTCTGCCTGCGCGAAGGGGGCGAAAAGATCACGCTCATGCAAATTTTCCTGCTGACGGAAGGCCCTGCGTTCACGCAGAGTTGCCTGCTCGGCCTGAAAAAATGCAGCGACGAGACCGCGTGTCCGCTGCATTTCCGCTGGGTTCCGGTGAAGAAGAAGATCATCGACCTGCTGCACGAGACGACGCTCGACAAGCTGGCGAAAGCCGTCGAGTCCGGGAAATACCGCCTCGCCGACGTTCCCGGCCTGCTGTTCGAACAGGTCAAGGCGTGACGCACTGGCTGCGCTACGCCCTCGTGGCGGCGGTCGTGGTCGTCGCCGGTTGCCAGCCGAAGCCGCAGGCGCCCGCGTTTCAGGCGACCGATATCACCGGCGCCGAGTTCGCGCGCGATTTCACGCTGACTGACCACAACGGGCAGGTGCGCAGCCTCGGCGATTTTCGCGGGAAGGCCGTCGCGGTCTTCTTCGGCTACACGCATTGTCCGGACGTCTGCCCGACGACGCTCTCGGATTTTGCCGCGGCGTTGTCGCAGCTCGGCCCGCAGGCGGAGCGCGTGCAGGTCATCTTCGTGACGGTCGATCCCCTGCGCGATACGCCGGATCTGCTCAAGCAGTTCGTGCCGGCTTTCCATCCGAGCTTCCTCGGTATGTACGCCGACGGCCCCACGCTCGAGCGCCTGGCGAAGGAATACAAGATCGTCTATCAGAAGACGGCGGAGAAGGCGGCCGACGACTATCTGATCGATCACAGTGCCGGCACCTACGTCTATGATCCGGCAGGCAAGCTCAGGCTGCTCGTCCCCTACGGCAGCAGCCCAGACGCGATCGCCCAGGACCTGAAAACGCTTCTCAGCACGTCCTGAAGGAGGCGGGCGCTTGTCGCGCCGGTCTCGTCTATCATATAATCCTTCGGTTTTAATATAAGCATATGCTGTTAAAGGACGCCGTGGAGTCGGCCGGCGTCGTTTCGGGTCAATTGGAGAGCGGTCGATGTCGGTAAGCACATATTCCGGAGCAGAGCAGTACAACTTTGATATCGTTAAGAAATTTGCCGTCATGTCGCTCGTCTGGGCGGTGGTGGGCATGTTCGTCGGCGTCTACATCGCCTCCGAACTCGCTTGGCCGTTTCTGAATTTCGATAGTCCCTATTTTTCGTTCGGCCGTTTCCGGCCCGTGCACACGAGCGCGGTGATCTTCGGCTTCGGCGGCTCGGCGCTGTTCGCTACCTCTTATTACGTGGTGCAGCGTACCTGCCAGACCCGCCTGATTTCCGACGGCATGGCGAGCTTCACGTTCTGGGGGTGGCAGACCGTCATCGTCCTCGCGGCGCTTTCCTACGTCATGGGCTACTCGCAGGGCCGTGAATACGCCGAGATGGAATGGCCGATCGACCTGCTGGTCGAGGTCGTCTGGGTCACCTATCTGATCGTGTTCGTCGGCACCATCATGCGCCGCAAGCAGCCGCACATCTACGTCGCCAACTGGTTCTACCTGTCGTTCATTCTGGCGACGGCGCTGCTGCACACCTTCAATAACCTGGCGATGCCGATCGACCTGTTCTCGATGAAGTCGTACAGCCTGTTCTCCGGCACCCAGGACGCGATGACCCAGTGGTGGTACGGCCACAACGCGGTCGGCTTCTTCCTGACCGCCGCCTTCCTCGGCATGATGTACTACTTCGTGCCCAAGCAGGCCGGCCGCCCGATCTACTCCTACCGGCTGTCGATCGTGCACTTCTGGGCGCTTTCCTTCATGTATATGTGGGTCGGTGGTCACCACCTGCACTGGACCGCGCTGCCTGACTGGACCTCCTCACTCGCCGCCGCGTTCTCGATCCTGCTCTTGATGCCCTCCTGGGGCGGCATGATCAACGGCATCATGACGCTGTCGGGTGCCTGGGACAAACTGCGTACCGATCCGGTCATGCGCTTCATGATCGTCGCACTGTCGTTCTACGGCATGTCGACCTTCGAAGGCCCGATGATGTCGCTCAAGGAAGTCAACGCCCTCTCGCATTACACCGACTGGACCGTCGGCCACGTGCACTCGGGCGCGCTCGGCTGGGTCGCCATGATCTCGTTCGGCTCGCTGTACCACATGATGCCCAAGCTGTGGGACACCAAGATGTACAGCCGCAAGCTGGTCGAATGGCACTTCTGGCTCGCGACCATCGGCATCGTCCTGTACATCGTCGCGATGTGGATCTCGGGCATCACCCAGGGTCTGATGTGGCGTGCGTTCGACGAGTTCGGCAACCTCCAATACTCGTTTGCCGAGTCGGTTGCCGCGATGATGCCTTTCTACGCGATGCGCGCGATCGGCGGGATGTTCTTCCTCAGCGGCGCCGCGATCATGGCCTTCAACATGTTCATGACCATTCGTCAGGGCAAGCGCGAAAGCGCGGCGCTGGAGGCCAAGCTCGCAGCCAAGATGGCTCACGCATGATTCTGGAAAGATAGACAATGAATTTCAATTTCAAGCACGAATGGGTTGAAACCAACATTGGCCTGATGGCCGTGTTGACCATGCTCGCGATCAGCGTCGGCGGCCTCGTCGAGATCGCACCGCTGTTCTTCATCGACAAGACGATCGAGAAGGTCGACGGCGTGCGGCCCTACACGCCGCTCGAGCAGCGCGGCCGCGACATCTACCAGCGCGAAGGCTGCTACACCTGCCACTCGCAGATGATCCGCCCGTTCCGCGACGAGAAGCTGCGCTACGGCCATTACTCGCTGGCGGCCGAATCGCAATACGACCACCCGTTTCAGTGGGGGTCGAAGCGCACCGGTCCGGACCTCGCCCGCGTCGGCGGCAAGTACTCGAACGAATGGCACGTGCAGCACCTCGTCGCGCCGCGCTCGATGGTCCCCGAGTCGGTGATGCCGAACTATCCGTGGCTGCTTTCCACGCCGCTCGACATCTCGGACACGGCCGATCGCATGAAGGCTTTGCGCAAGGTCGGCGTTCCCTATTCGCTGAGCCAGGCCGAGTACGACACGAACGTCGGCAAGTTCGGCGAGACCGTCGCCAAGCAGTTGCACATCCCGGACGCGCAGAAGAATCTCGTTGCGCAAGCGAACTTCGGCAACTACGACGGCGACCGTTCGGGGGTCTCTGAAATGGACGCGCTGGTCGCCTATCTGCAGGTCCTTGGCACCATGGTCGATTTCAGCAAGCATACCGACGACGCGTTCGTCGACGCCCGCTGAGCGGCGCGGCCGGGGCTTCGGATATGGAATGGTTGATGTGGTTTTCGAAAGCCGAGAACACCAAGCCCCTGGCCTTGATCATCTTTTTCGTCACCTTTATCGGCATTCTGATTTACGTCTACGGTAGCCGGAAGCGGAGCAAGCGGCTCGAGTCGTACCGCGACATACCGTTCCTCGACGATCAGGAAGGGCCGAAGGACAAGCAATGAGCGAGCAGAAACTACAATCCCAAACCGTACAAACGACTGGTCACGCCTGGGACGGCGACCTGCAGGAATACAACAACCCGCTGCCGGTGTGGTGGGTCTACACCTTCTACGCGACGGTGATCTTCGCCATCGTTTACTGGATCATTTATCCGTCGTGGCCTGTGGGCAAGGACTGGATCGGCGGCGCGTCGCAGATCAGCTACGTCAATAGTGCCGGCGAGACCAAGACGCACAGCTGGAACACCCGCGCGCTGCTGCTCGAGGATCTGAACCAGGCTGCCGCCGAGCAGAAGCCCTACTTCGACAAGGTTTCGGCGATGTCGTACGCGCAGATCGCCAAGGATCCGGAAATGAACGGGTTCATCCTGTCCGCAGGCAAGGCCTTGTTCGCCGACAACTGCGCGCCCTGCCACCAGGCGGGCGGGCAGGGCGTGCCCGGATTCTTCCCCAACCTCGCCGACGACGACTGGCTCTACGGCGGCTCGTTCGACAAGATCCACCAGACCATCACCGGCGGTCGGCGCGGCTACATGCCCACCTTCAACGAGGTCCTGTCGGGTGAACAGATCGACCAACTGGCCCATTTCGTCGCGAGCCTGTCCGGCACCGAGCACGACGGGGCGAAGGCGACCGCAGGGCGAGCGCTGTTCCAGGGTGAGGCCGCCGCCTGTTATTTCTGCCACGGGACCGACGCCAAGGGGCGGACCGAAATCGGTGCACCGAACCTGACCGACAATATCTGGCTGTGGGTCGATGCGCCGGCCGGCACCGGGGCCGCGGCCAAGGTTGGGGCGATCCGCAGCGTCATCGCCAACGGCGTCAACAAGGGCGTGATGCCGGCCTGGGGCGACCGTCTGACGCCCGAACAGATCAAGGTCCTGACGGTCTACGTACACGAGTTGGGCGGAGGTCAGTAAGACTCAGGCCGATGACGACCAAAGCCCCCGATCTCGGGGGCTTTTGTTTCCAGAGCAGCGAATCGCATACGCCATGCAAAAAGGTCTAGAAGAACAGGTCGGTCTCTACCAGAAGCGGATCCCGATCTTCACGCGTTCCGTGAAGGGGCCTTTCCGGCGCTTCAAGACCTCGGTGCTGGTGCTCGCCTACGCCGTGTACTTCCTGCTGCCGTGGCTGCCGTGGTCGCGGCTCGATGCGCCGGCGCAGGCCGTGCTGTTCGATCTTCCCGGACGGCGTTTCCTGATCTTCGGGCTGACCGTCTATCCGCAGGACGTGGTCTGGCTGGCGCTGCTGCTGTTCATCGCGGCTATCTTGCTGTTTTTCGTGACCGGGCTCTTCGGTCGCGCGTTCTGCGGCTACTTCTGCTTTCAGACCCTGTGGACCGATTTCTTCATCTGGATCGAGCACAAGATCCAGGGCGAGCGCCCGGCACGGGTGCGCCTCTATCGCCAGCCCTGGGATCGCGAAAAGCTGCTGAAGGTCGGAGGGACGCACGCGTTATGGCTGCTGGCCGCCTTTTGGACCGGCATCACCTTCGTCGCCTACTTCGCGTACGCGCCGCAGCTCGTGGTGGATTTCTTCGCCGGCGCCGCCGCACCGGCGGCCTACATCACGGTCACCATCCTGACCCTGTCGACTTACGCCGCGGCGGGCCTCATGCGCGAGCAGATCTGCACCTACGTCTGCCCCTACGGCCGCTTCCAGAGCGTGATGTACGAAGCCGAAACGCTTGCCGTGCATTACGACGCGAGGCGGGGCGAGGGCACGCGCGGCCGCGCCCCCGCGCGCGCGGGACAGCGCACGCTTGCCGAGCGCCATGAAAAGGGCGTGGGCGACTGCGTCGACTGCGGACTCTGCGTACAAGTCTGCCCGGTTGGCATCGATATCCGCGACGGCCTGCAATACAAGTGCATCTCCTGCGGCCTGTGCATCGACGCGTGCAACACGATCATGGACTCCTTCAGTTTTCCGCGCGGCCTGATCCGCTACGACTCGGAGAAGAACCTCGCCGCCGCCACGCCGACGAAGCCGAAGGCGGACTGGAAGCGTTTGAAGACGATCGGCTACGGGCTCGCCCTCGTGCTGATGAGTGCGTATCTCGTCTACAGCATCAGCACGCGCGGCAGCTTCGATCGCGCCGTCAACCAGATCCGCCAGCCGCTCTACGTCGTGCTCTCGAACGGCGACATCCGCAACCGTTACCAGATCCGCATCACCAACAAGTCGGGGCAGGACGAGACCTATGCGATCAGCGCACGCGGCATCCCGAGCGGG is from Thiobacillus denitrificans ATCC 25259 and encodes:
- a CDS encoding cytochrome c oxidase assembly protein → MVRGNGRMLTKLVVVAVVMFGFGFALVPFYYKICEATGINAGGEQSLAKNTQIDTSRWVTVELDANTNGALPWRFAATERRVRVHPGQLVQIEYEVVNTSTRAIVGHAVPSYGPARAANFFRKIECFCFTPQTLAAGETRRMPVMFVLDPTMDPEVHTVTLSYTFFESEKDAQAARGNPGRA
- a CDS encoding DUF2970 domain-containing protein, translating into MPERGNLKAALAVFWSFFGVRKRRDYDTDAQNLTPAQVVIAGLIGAAVFVLSLLLLVYAVMQFVT
- a CDS encoding cytochrome c oxidase subunit 3 — encoded protein: MSLAQTDKYYLPQPSIWPFVGSVALLLMAVGGTMTMREIDNGGWVLLAGLAVLFYMMFGWFGEVIRDSEAGRYNRQVDSSYRWSMSWFIFSEVMFFAAFFGALFYTRVLSVPWLADAETGSLLWKGFEATWPTAGPGLAQDGFAFTPMGAWGIPAINTLLLLSSGVTVTWAHWGLKKGNRTQLILGLAMTVALGATFLALQVYEYHHAYTELGLTLGAGVYGATFFMLTGFHGFHVLVGTTMLIVMLLRSIAGHFTAEHHFAFEAVSWYWHFVDVVWVLLFILVYWLI
- a CDS encoding twin transmembrane helix small protein is translated as MRVLALLLIVLILASLASALYYLVKDKGKSDRTVKMLTVRIALSFILFALLMLGHYLGLIPENGLR
- a CDS encoding SURF1 family protein; this translates as MAALFFFALTLWLGNWQSGRAETKRALQARYDAALAEAPLRLGAATVTSDSVRYRKIEVEGVFDAARTILLDNRIAQGVAGYHVLTPLLPGAGSPGVLVNRGWLPAGRSRAEVPQPPTPAGPVKLQGIAVDPETRYVELGKATTEGRVWQNLDFERYARQSGLRLQPILLLQTTELDDGLYRAWPRPDAGVDMHVGYAFQWYSLATTVAVLWVVMNVKRRPARGD
- a CDS encoding SCO family protein; its protein translation is MQPTPRAKLLFLIGIFVVPVLLAYLAYFGLRPTAHSNYGDLLPVTPLQHTGGVSGEGGAFDLTSLRGKWLMVHVGPSRCDAACQQQLYLMRQIRIAQGKEQSRIERLWVVTDGGALSPALLQEHPGLHVWRPDSVAFVAQFPATVPRSAHIYLVDPLGNLMMRFPVQPAPKEVMKDLRLLLKASQIG
- a CDS encoding COX15/CtaA family protein; protein product: MSAYRNLALLALILTLGVVSLGAFVRLSDAGLGCPDWPGCYGKLTPHHAAEAIDAAIAAQPDGPVTHLKAWKEMVHRYFAGTLGMLVLGLAVLAWRRRRDTRGGPALPLLLLGLIVFQALLGMWTVTQLLKPLVVTAHLLGGMATLSLLLWLWLRERGDASAGDSARVDRLRGSAVLALALVTIQIALGGWVSSNYAALACTDFPLCQGAWAPAMDFAHGFTLQRELGETASGELLPLAALTAIHWTHRVMALIVALYLAWLISRLLRTPGYAGLGIALAALLALQVTLGISNVLLSLPLGLAVAHNTGAALLLAAVVLLNYRLRGK
- the cyoE gene encoding heme o synthase; this translates as MESLMIQGAACRCQQFLALCKLRVVSLIVFTAVIGMFLAVPAWPSWTTIWAGTLGIGLVASAAAAFNCLIEQKIDAVMARTRARPLPRGELTGTQTLVFAGVLGGSGLLLLHTVVNPLTMWLTLATFVGYAVIYTVLLKPATPQNIVIGGASGAMPPVLGWAAATGEIHHDALLLFLIIFAWTPPHFWALALYRREEYARAGLPMLPVTHGEAYTRLHVLLYTLLLLAVSLLPVGTGMAGALYLVGAVLLGARFIQYGWALHREYSDALARRTFRYSIWYLAALFAIMLLDHYFPIPV
- a CDS encoding RrF2 family transcriptional regulator, producing the protein MILSRTSQYAVQALIYMATQPDATPVLNKDIAAKLGVPAPYLAKILQSLAKGNLLFSFRGRLGGFCLREGGEKITLMQIFLLTEGPAFTQSCLLGLKKCSDETACPLHFRWVPVKKKIIDLLHETTLDKLAKAVESGKYRLADVPGLLFEQVKA
- a CDS encoding SCO family protein, which produces MTHWLRYALVAAVVVVAGCQPKPQAPAFQATDITGAEFARDFTLTDHNGQVRSLGDFRGKAVAVFFGYTHCPDVCPTTLSDFAAALSQLGPQAERVQVIFVTVDPLRDTPDLLKQFVPAFHPSFLGMYADGPTLERLAKEYKIVYQKTAEKAADDYLIDHSAGTYVYDPAGKLRLLVPYGSSPDAIAQDLKTLLSTS
- the ccoN gene encoding cytochrome-c oxidase, cbb3-type subunit I — encoded protein: MSVSTYSGAEQYNFDIVKKFAVMSLVWAVVGMFVGVYIASELAWPFLNFDSPYFSFGRFRPVHTSAVIFGFGGSALFATSYYVVQRTCQTRLISDGMASFTFWGWQTVIVLAALSYVMGYSQGREYAEMEWPIDLLVEVVWVTYLIVFVGTIMRRKQPHIYVANWFYLSFILATALLHTFNNLAMPIDLFSMKSYSLFSGTQDAMTQWWYGHNAVGFFLTAAFLGMMYYFVPKQAGRPIYSYRLSIVHFWALSFMYMWVGGHHLHWTALPDWTSSLAAAFSILLLMPSWGGMINGIMTLSGAWDKLRTDPVMRFMIVALSFYGMSTFEGPMMSLKEVNALSHYTDWTVGHVHSGALGWVAMISFGSLYHMMPKLWDTKMYSRKLVEWHFWLATIGIVLYIVAMWISGITQGLMWRAFDEFGNLQYSFAESVAAMMPFYAMRAIGGMFFLSGAAIMAFNMFMTIRQGKRESAALEAKLAAKMAHA
- the ccoO gene encoding cytochrome-c oxidase, cbb3-type subunit II, with protein sequence MNFNFKHEWVETNIGLMAVLTMLAISVGGLVEIAPLFFIDKTIEKVDGVRPYTPLEQRGRDIYQREGCYTCHSQMIRPFRDEKLRYGHYSLAAESQYDHPFQWGSKRTGPDLARVGGKYSNEWHVQHLVAPRSMVPESVMPNYPWLLSTPLDISDTADRMKALRKVGVPYSLSQAEYDTNVGKFGETVAKQLHIPDAQKNLVAQANFGNYDGDRSGVSEMDALVAYLQVLGTMVDFSKHTDDAFVDAR
- a CDS encoding cbb3-type cytochrome oxidase subunit 3; translation: MEWLMWFSKAENTKPLALIIFFVTFIGILIYVYGSRKRSKRLESYRDIPFLDDQEGPKDKQ
- the ccoP gene encoding cytochrome-c oxidase, cbb3-type subunit III → MSEQKLQSQTVQTTGHAWDGDLQEYNNPLPVWWVYTFYATVIFAIVYWIIYPSWPVGKDWIGGASQISYVNSAGETKTHSWNTRALLLEDLNQAAAEQKPYFDKVSAMSYAQIAKDPEMNGFILSAGKALFADNCAPCHQAGGQGVPGFFPNLADDDWLYGGSFDKIHQTITGGRRGYMPTFNEVLSGEQIDQLAHFVASLSGTEHDGAKATAGRALFQGEAAACYFCHGTDAKGRTEIGAPNLTDNIWLWVDAPAGTGAAAKVGAIRSVIANGVNKGVMPAWGDRLTPEQIKVLTVYVHELGGGQ